The Pseudomonas asiatica genome has a segment encoding these proteins:
- a CDS encoding FKBP-type peptidyl-prolyl cis-trans isomerase — protein sequence MPRYLVLGLCLLAPIALADSEEHDLAYSIGASLGERLRQDMPGLQLDALVEGLRQSYQGQPLKLDKARMQALLQQQEAQEGDAAMQKLQAAETRFMAIERGRYGVHELPEGVLYSELQAGTGAQPKAGGKVQVRYVGSLPDGSVFDQNQTPQWFSLDSVIEGWQVALPKMHTGAKWRLVIPSAQAYGAEGAGDLIEPYTPLVFEIELLAVGD from the coding sequence ATGCCTCGATATCTTGTTTTAGGTTTATGCCTGCTGGCACCCATCGCCTTGGCTGACAGCGAAGAACATGACCTCGCCTACAGTATCGGCGCCAGCCTGGGTGAGCGGCTGCGCCAGGATATGCCGGGCCTGCAACTGGATGCGCTGGTAGAAGGCCTGCGCCAGTCCTACCAGGGGCAACCGCTGAAACTCGACAAGGCACGCATGCAGGCCTTGCTCCAGCAGCAGGAAGCCCAGGAAGGCGACGCCGCCATGCAGAAACTTCAAGCTGCCGAAACACGCTTCATGGCCATCGAGCGTGGTCGTTATGGCGTGCACGAACTACCGGAGGGCGTGCTCTACAGCGAACTGCAAGCAGGTACGGGTGCGCAGCCCAAAGCCGGTGGCAAGGTGCAAGTGCGCTACGTGGGCAGTCTGCCAGACGGCTCGGTGTTCGACCAGAACCAGACGCCCCAGTGGTTCAGCCTGGACTCGGTAATCGAAGGGTGGCAGGTGGCCTTGCCAAAGATGCACACCGGCGCCAAATGGCGCCTGGTGATTCCCTCAGCGCAAGCTTATGGCGCCGAGGGCGCGGGCGACCTGATCGAACCCTATACACCCTTGGTGTTCGAGATCGAACTGCTGGCGGTTGGCGACTGA
- a CDS encoding AlgP family protein, producing the protein MSAKKKPVSTPLHLLQQLSGSLLEHLEDACSQALADAEKLLAKLEKQRGKAQEKLHNGRLKLQDAAKAGKAKAQTKAQKVIGELEELLDSLKERQSQTRSYIQQLKRDAQDSLKLAQGVGKVREAAAKALDQRAAKTSKPAAAKPVTKAATAKPAAKPAANATAAKPAAKPAAKPAAKATAAAKPAAKPAAKATAAAKPAAKPAAKATAAAKPAAKPAAKATAAAKPAAKPAAKATAAAKPAAKPAAKATAAAKPAAKPAAKATAAAKPAAKPAAKATAAAKPAAKPAAAKTPAKAAAAKPAAKPAAAKAPARTAAKPAAKPAAAKPVASKPAEAKPATPAASTPAAATNLATPTASVAPSAPASTPAQAPSSAS; encoded by the coding sequence ATGTCGGCTAAAAAGAAGCCAGTAAGCACGCCGTTACACCTGCTCCAGCAACTTTCGGGCAGCTTGCTCGAACACTTGGAAGATGCCTGCTCGCAAGCGCTGGCTGATGCGGAAAAACTGCTGGCCAAGTTGGAAAAGCAGCGTGGCAAGGCCCAGGAAAAACTGCACAACGGTCGCCTGAAACTGCAAGACGCGGCCAAGGCAGGTAAAGCCAAGGCGCAGACCAAGGCGCAAAAAGTCATTGGCGAACTTGAAGAATTGCTCGACTCCCTCAAGGAACGTCAATCCCAGACCCGTTCTTATATCCAGCAACTCAAGCGCGATGCCCAGGACAGCCTCAAGCTGGCCCAAGGTGTAGGCAAGGTTCGCGAAGCTGCAGCCAAGGCGCTTGACCAGCGTGCTGCCAAGACCTCCAAACCGGCAGCCGCCAAACCTGTCACCAAGGCTGCTACGGCCAAACCTGCAGCCAAGCCGGCCGCCAATGCCACTGCTGCCAAACCTGCGGCCAAGCCAGCCGCCAAGCCAGCCGCCAAGGCCACTGCTGCTGCCAAACCTGCAGCCAAGCCGGCTGCCAAGGCCACTGCTGCTGCCAAACCTGCAGCCAAGCCAGCCGCCAAGGCCACTGCTGCTGCCAAACCTGCGGCCAAGCCGGCTGCCAAGGCCACTGCTGCTGCCAAACCTGCGGCCAAGCCAGCCGCCAAGGCCACTGCTGCTGCCAAACCTGCGGCCAAGCCAGCCGCCAAGGCCACTGCTGCTGCCAAACCTGCGGCCAAGCCAGCCGCCAAGGCCACTGCTGCTGCCAAACCTGCAGCCAAGCCAGCAGCCAAAGCCACCGCAGCCGCTAAACCTGCAGCCAAGCCAGCGGCAGCCAAAACGCCAGCCAAAGCCGCTGCTGCCAAGCCGGCCGCGAAACCAGCTGCCGCCAAGGCCCCAGCACGTACGGCCGCCAAACCCGCCGCCAAGCCAGCAGCTGCGAAGCCTGTTGCCAGCAAGCCAGCCGAAGCCAAACCGGCTACGCCAGCCGCCAGCACTCCTGCCGCCGCGACCAACTTGGCCACCCCGACAGCTTCGGTAGCGCCATCGGCACCTGCTAGCACCCCGGCTCAGGCACCGTCTTCGGCGTCCTGA
- a CDS encoding TIGR02444 family protein has translation MHTDLWNHALALYARPGVEAACLDLQALGGDVCLLLCATWLQARGVAVRDDRVQALCEVTEPWQREVVNPLRSLRQQWRAAAQGDAQLAALREQVKGLELQAEKALLERLQERSRQWPVGAHEPMENWLDRLAPAQARHHDALVRLRVAAAALQDAEDGA, from the coding sequence ATGCACACCGACCTGTGGAATCACGCCCTGGCCCTGTACGCCAGGCCCGGCGTAGAAGCCGCCTGCCTAGACCTGCAGGCGCTGGGTGGCGATGTCTGTCTGCTGCTGTGCGCAACCTGGTTGCAGGCACGTGGCGTGGCCGTGCGGGACGATCGCGTACAGGCATTGTGCGAGGTTACCGAGCCCTGGCAGCGCGAAGTGGTCAACCCGTTACGTAGCTTGCGCCAACAGTGGCGAGCAGCAGCGCAAGGTGATGCGCAGCTGGCGGCGCTGCGTGAGCAGGTGAAGGGGTTGGAGTTACAGGCCGAGAAAGCCTTGCTGGAACGCTTGCAGGAGCGTTCGCGACAGTGGCCGGTGGGCGCCCATGAGCCCATGGAAAACTGGCTGGACCGGCTGGCGCCGGCCCAGGCCCGCCACCACGACGCGCTGGTTCGGTTGCGCGTCGCGGCGGCAGCGCTTCAGGACGCCGAAGACGGTGCCTGA
- the abc-f gene encoding ribosomal protection-like ABC-F family protein produces MIRLSNLTLQRGPQRLLEGAEMTLHTGHKAGLIGANGAGKSSLFALLRGELSPDAGDCQLPGDWRIAHMRQEVDTLDRLAVDYVLDGDVRLRKVQAELAAAEQAHDGTALARLHIELDSADGYTADARARKLLAGLGFTNEQMDRRVGDFSGGWRMRLNLAQALMCPSDLLLLDEPTNHLDLDAILWLEDWLKGYPGTLLLISHDRDFLDAVVDHVLHVEQRKLNLYKGGYTAFERTRAERLAQQQQAYEKQQAQRAHMEKYIARFKAQATKARQAQSRIKALERMEELSAAHVDSPFDFVFRESQKISSPLLSLSEGRLGYGDKAILDKVKLQLTPGARIGLLGPNGAGKSTLIKNLAGELEPLSGRLVRGENLAVGYFAQHQLDSLDDKASPLLHLQRIAPTEREQTLRDFLGGFDFHGDRVDEPVVNFSGGEKARLALALIAWERPNLLLLDEPTNHLDLEMRLALTMALQEFAGAVVVVSHDRHLLKSTTDDFLLVADGKVDIFDGDLDDYSRWLVEYRQRSAPASTAPVNPDKTDKKAQRQAAAALRQQLAPHKKAADKLEAELNQVHAQLAEIETALGDGGLYDASRKDELRDLLARQTKLKQREGELEEAWMEALETLESMQAELEALS; encoded by the coding sequence ATGATCAGACTATCCAACCTCACTTTACAGCGTGGTCCGCAGCGCTTGCTAGAAGGCGCCGAGATGACCCTGCACACCGGTCACAAGGCCGGCCTGATCGGCGCCAACGGCGCCGGAAAATCCAGCCTGTTCGCCTTGCTGCGCGGTGAGCTGTCGCCCGATGCCGGCGATTGCCAGCTGCCCGGTGACTGGCGCATCGCCCACATGCGCCAGGAAGTCGATACCCTCGACCGCCTGGCCGTGGACTATGTGCTCGACGGTGACGTGCGCCTGCGCAAGGTCCAGGCCGAACTGGCCGCGGCCGAGCAGGCCCACGACGGTACCGCCCTGGCGCGCCTGCACATTGAGCTGGATAGCGCCGACGGCTATACCGCCGACGCCCGCGCACGCAAGTTGCTGGCCGGCCTTGGTTTCACCAACGAACAGATGGACCGCCGCGTCGGCGACTTCTCCGGTGGCTGGCGGATGCGCCTGAACCTGGCCCAGGCCCTGATGTGCCCGTCCGACCTGCTGCTGCTTGACGAGCCCACCAACCACCTGGACCTGGACGCTATCCTGTGGCTGGAGGACTGGCTCAAGGGCTACCCCGGCACGTTGTTGCTGATCTCCCACGACCGCGACTTCCTCGATGCCGTGGTCGACCATGTGCTGCACGTCGAGCAGCGCAAGCTGAACCTGTACAAAGGCGGCTACACCGCCTTCGAGCGCACCCGGGCCGAGCGCCTGGCGCAACAGCAGCAGGCCTACGAGAAACAGCAGGCCCAGCGTGCGCACATGGAAAAGTACATTGCCCGCTTCAAGGCCCAGGCCACCAAGGCCCGCCAGGCACAGAGCCGGATCAAGGCCCTGGAGCGCATGGAGGAGCTATCGGCGGCGCATGTCGATTCGCCGTTCGACTTCGTTTTCCGCGAGTCGCAGAAAATCTCCAGCCCGCTGCTCAGCCTGTCCGAAGGCCGCCTGGGCTACGGTGACAAGGCGATCCTCGACAAGGTCAAGCTGCAGCTCACCCCCGGTGCGCGCATTGGCCTGCTCGGCCCCAACGGCGCTGGCAAGTCGACCCTGATCAAGAACCTCGCAGGCGAGCTCGAACCATTGTCGGGTCGCCTGGTGCGGGGTGAGAACCTGGCCGTGGGCTACTTCGCCCAGCACCAGTTGGATTCGCTGGACGACAAGGCCAGCCCGCTACTGCACCTGCAGCGCATTGCCCCCACCGAGCGTGAGCAGACCCTGCGCGACTTCCTGGGCGGCTTCGACTTCCATGGCGATCGCGTCGACGAGCCGGTGGTGAACTTCTCCGGTGGCGAGAAGGCCCGCCTGGCGTTGGCCCTGATCGCCTGGGAGCGACCGAACCTGCTGCTGCTCGACGAACCGACCAACCACCTCGACCTGGAAATGCGCCTGGCGCTGACCATGGCCCTGCAGGAGTTTGCCGGTGCCGTGGTGGTGGTGTCGCACGACCGCCATCTGCTCAAGAGCACTACCGACGACTTCCTGTTGGTGGCTGACGGCAAGGTCGACATCTTCGATGGTGACCTGGACGACTACAGCCGCTGGCTGGTCGAGTACCGCCAGCGCAGCGCGCCGGCCAGTACCGCCCCGGTCAACCCGGACAAGACCGACAAGAAGGCCCAACGCCAGGCTGCCGCAGCCTTGCGCCAGCAACTGGCCCCGCACAAGAAGGCCGCTGACAAGCTGGAAGCCGAGCTCAACCAGGTGCACGCGCAACTGGCCGAGATCGAGACCGCGCTGGGTGATGGTGGCCTCTACGACGCGTCGCGCAAGGACGAGTTGCGTGACCTGCTGGCGCGCCAGACCAAGCTGAAACAGCGCGAAGGCGAACTGGAAGAGGCCTGGATGGAAGCGCTGGAAACCCTCGAAAGCATGCAGGCCGAGCTCGAGGCGCTGTCCTGA
- a CDS encoding mechanosensitive ion channel family protein, which produces MEELRSLLPGQWMDTFWLGLQILLILVAAFVLQRIVARGLSRLGQRYPLPPELLVPVRGGLRWLIMGSALLFVLERLGVSATVLWTALSGFVAVAAVAFFAMWSVLSNLLCAVLIFTVGPFRIGDVVELVDTLDKPGVKGRVIAINLLFTTLMEMPEAGGALVQVPNSQFFQKSVRRWRGAEVQSMQKESSAEAD; this is translated from the coding sequence ATGGAGGAACTGCGTTCGCTGCTGCCAGGGCAATGGATGGACACCTTCTGGCTGGGCTTGCAGATCCTGTTGATCCTGGTAGCGGCCTTCGTCCTGCAGCGCATCGTTGCACGCGGGCTGAGCCGCCTGGGCCAGCGTTACCCGTTGCCGCCGGAACTGCTGGTGCCGGTGCGTGGCGGCCTGCGCTGGCTGATCATGGGCAGCGCGTTGCTGTTTGTGCTGGAGCGCCTGGGTGTATCGGCGACTGTGCTGTGGACAGCACTGTCCGGCTTCGTCGCGGTGGCGGCGGTGGCCTTCTTCGCCATGTGGAGTGTGCTGTCCAACCTGCTTTGCGCGGTGCTGATCTTCACCGTCGGGCCGTTTCGTATTGGTGACGTGGTCGAACTGGTCGACACCCTGGACAAGCCGGGCGTCAAGGGCCGGGTGATTGCCATCAACCTGCTGTTCACCACCCTGATGGAAATGCCCGAGGCGGGCGGGGCGCTGGTGCAGGTGCCCAATAGCCAGTTCTTCCAGAAGTCGGTACGGCGCTGGCGCGGGGCTGAGGTGCAGTCCATGCAAAAAGAGTCGTCCGCCGAGGCTGACTGA
- a CDS encoding LysE family transporter: MSMEVWLGFFAACWVISLSPGAGAIASMSSGLQYGFWRGYWNALGLQLGLIVQIAIIAAGVGAILAASATAFQIIKWFGVAYLVYLAYKQWRALPMDMSDESAVRPIGKPLSLVFRGFLVNVSNPKALVFMLAVLPQFINPHEPLLPQYVAITVTMVTVDMLVMAGYTGLAARVLRLLRTPKQQKRLNRTFAGLFIGAATFLATLRRAPV, from the coding sequence ATGTCGATGGAAGTGTGGTTGGGCTTCTTTGCCGCCTGTTGGGTGATCAGCCTTTCACCCGGTGCCGGGGCGATTGCCTCGATGTCCAGCGGCCTGCAATACGGCTTCTGGCGTGGTTACTGGAACGCCCTGGGCCTGCAACTGGGCCTGATCGTGCAGATCGCCATCATCGCCGCCGGCGTCGGCGCCATCCTGGCCGCCTCGGCCACGGCCTTCCAGATCATCAAATGGTTCGGCGTCGCCTACCTTGTCTACCTGGCCTACAAGCAATGGCGAGCCTTGCCGATGGACATGAGCGATGAATCCGCCGTGCGCCCTATCGGTAAACCGCTGAGCCTGGTGTTCCGTGGCTTCCTGGTCAACGTCAGCAACCCCAAGGCACTGGTGTTCATGCTGGCGGTGCTGCCGCAGTTCATCAACCCGCATGAACCGCTGTTGCCGCAGTATGTGGCGATCACCGTGACCATGGTCACCGTGGACATGCTGGTGATGGCGGGGTACACCGGGTTGGCTGCGCGGGTTTTGCGCTTGCTGCGTACGCCCAAGCAGCAGAAGCGTTTGAACCGGACGTTCGCCGGGTTGTTCATTGGTGCGGCCACCTTCCTGGCGACCCTGCGCCGCGCGCCAGTCTGA
- a CDS encoding slipin family protein, translated as MFMQLGFGAVLIVLAMLLLSAFRILREYERGVVFQLGRFWQVKGPGLILLIPVIQQMVRVDLRTVVLDVPPQDVITRDNVSVKVNAVVYFRVLDPQKAIIQVEDFLVATSQLAQTTLRAVLGKHELDELLAEREQLNSDIRQVLDAQTDAWGIKVANVEIKHVDLNESMVRAIARQAEAERERRAKVIHAEGELQASEKLMQAAQMLSKEPGAMQLRYMQTLGTIAGDKSSTIVFPLPVDLLKGLVDKQK; from the coding sequence ATGTTCATGCAATTGGGCTTCGGCGCGGTGCTGATCGTGCTGGCGATGCTGTTGCTGTCGGCATTCCGCATCCTGCGCGAGTACGAGCGCGGCGTGGTGTTCCAGCTGGGGCGCTTCTGGCAGGTGAAGGGGCCGGGGCTGATCCTGTTGATTCCGGTGATCCAGCAAATGGTGCGGGTCGACCTGCGCACCGTGGTGCTGGATGTACCACCGCAGGATGTGATCACCCGCGACAACGTCTCGGTCAAGGTCAACGCCGTGGTCTACTTCCGCGTGCTCGACCCGCAGAAGGCGATCATCCAGGTCGAGGACTTCCTCGTGGCGACCAGCCAGCTGGCCCAGACCACGCTGCGCGCGGTGCTCGGCAAGCACGAACTGGATGAACTGTTGGCCGAACGCGAGCAGCTGAACTCGGACATTCGCCAGGTGCTGGATGCACAGACCGATGCCTGGGGCATCAAGGTGGCAAACGTCGAGATCAAGCACGTCGACCTCAACGAATCGATGGTGCGTGCCATTGCCCGCCAGGCCGAGGCCGAGCGTGAACGACGGGCCAAGGTGATCCATGCCGAGGGTGAGTTGCAGGCGTCGGAGAAATTGATGCAGGCGGCGCAGATGCTGAGCAAGGAGCCGGGGGCGATGCAGTTGCGTTACATGCAGACGCTGGGGACGATTGCGGGGGACAAGAGCTCGACCATCGTCTTTCCGCTGCCGGTGGATTTGCTCAAGGGGTTGGTGGACAAGCAGAAATAG
- a CDS encoding NfeD family protein, protein MITRCWRWLLLLLLLGITPGGWAAPGTVWVLGIDDAIGPASADYLVRSLDQAKAQGAQLVVIRMDTPGGLDSAMRQMIKAILASPVPVATFVAPSGARAASAGTYILYASHVAAMAPGTNLGAATPVQIGAPPGTPKDDKAKGSDDETLARKQVNDAAAYIRGLAQLRGRNADWAEKAVREAVSLSASEALRLDVIDLVADDLPDLLRKLDGKTLTVAGQPQQLQTAGASLVEHLPDWRTRVLAVITNPSVALILIMIGVYGLLFEFMNPGSTVGGVVGGICLLLALYALQLLPVSFAGVALILLGIAFMIAEAFLPSFGVVGFGGIVAFVVGALILIDTDAPGFGIPLALIGTLAVLSALLIGGVLGMALKARRRALVSGDAGLVGSLVTVTQVMAGNPFCGFVLAQGEQWQAQCATPLQAGQNVRVTARHGVMLEVSAAAPAAQGE, encoded by the coding sequence GTGATCACCCGCTGCTGGCGCTGGCTGTTGCTGCTGTTGCTGCTTGGTATCACGCCAGGCGGCTGGGCAGCGCCCGGTACAGTATGGGTGCTGGGCATCGATGACGCCATCGGCCCGGCCAGCGCCGACTACCTGGTGCGCAGCCTCGACCAGGCCAAGGCGCAGGGTGCGCAACTGGTGGTTATCCGCATGGACACCCCGGGCGGGCTGGACAGCGCCATGCGCCAGATGATCAAGGCGATTCTCGCCAGCCCCGTGCCGGTCGCAACCTTCGTCGCCCCCAGTGGTGCCCGCGCCGCCAGCGCTGGCACTTATATCCTCTATGCCAGCCATGTCGCGGCCATGGCGCCCGGTACCAACCTGGGCGCCGCAACCCCCGTGCAGATAGGCGCCCCGCCAGGCACGCCCAAGGACGACAAGGCCAAAGGCAGCGATGACGAAACCCTCGCGCGCAAGCAGGTCAACGATGCGGCAGCCTACATTCGTGGCCTGGCGCAGCTGCGCGGGCGCAATGCCGACTGGGCGGAGAAGGCTGTGCGCGAGGCGGTCAGCCTGTCCGCCAGCGAGGCCTTGCGGCTCGACGTGATCGACCTGGTGGCCGATGACCTGCCCGACCTGCTGCGCAAGCTCGATGGCAAAACGCTCACTGTCGCTGGCCAGCCCCAGCAGCTGCAGACTGCCGGCGCCAGCCTGGTCGAGCACCTGCCGGACTGGCGCACACGGGTGCTGGCGGTCATCACCAACCCCAGCGTGGCGCTGATCCTGATCATGATCGGTGTGTACGGCCTGCTGTTCGAGTTCATGAACCCCGGCTCGACGGTAGGCGGCGTGGTCGGCGGCATCTGCCTGCTGCTGGCGCTGTATGCCCTGCAGCTGTTGCCCGTGAGCTTCGCCGGGGTGGCGCTGATATTGCTCGGCATCGCCTTCATGATCGCCGAAGCCTTCCTGCCCAGTTTCGGCGTGGTCGGCTTTGGCGGCATCGTCGCCTTCGTGGTCGGCGCGCTGATCCTGATCGACACCGATGCCCCTGGTTTCGGCATCCCGCTGGCCCTGATCGGCACCTTGGCGGTGCTCTCGGCGCTGCTGATCGGCGGTGTGCTGGGCATGGCCCTCAAGGCCCGCCGACGGGCGCTGGTCAGCGGTGACGCCGGCCTGGTCGGCAGCCTGGTCACCGTCACCCAAGTGATGGCGGGCAACCCGTTCTGTGGCTTTGTGCTGGCCCAGGGCGAGCAATGGCAGGCGCAGTGTGCAACGCCACTGCAAGCGGGCCAGAACGTGCGGGTGACCGCGCGCCATGGCGTCATGCTGGAAGTGAGCGCCGCCGCGCCCGCGGCGCAAGGAGAATGA
- a CDS encoding aminoacyl-tRNA deacylase → MRMAKTLQDRLDKANCDYDIIPHPHSATSLESARTAGVPAERVAKSVMLDDRHGNYIMAVLPANRHLDMTKVRMSGAWQLTRESGLPSLFGDCERGAVPALGDAYQIKMLLDSSLTRQGDVYLEAGDHDHLIHMSMEQYLKLVPRAEVRELS, encoded by the coding sequence ATGCGTATGGCAAAGACCCTGCAGGATCGCCTGGACAAGGCCAACTGCGATTACGACATCATTCCCCATCCACATTCGGCCACCAGCCTGGAGTCGGCCCGTACGGCCGGCGTGCCCGCCGAGCGGGTCGCCAAGTCGGTGATGCTCGATGACCGTCATGGCAACTACATCATGGCCGTGCTACCGGCCAACCGGCATCTGGACATGACCAAGGTACGCATGTCCGGGGCCTGGCAACTGACCCGTGAAAGCGGCCTGCCGAGCCTGTTCGGCGACTGCGAGCGCGGTGCCGTACCGGCGCTTGGCGATGCCTACCAGATAAAGATGCTGCTTGATTCGAGTCTTACCCGCCAAGGCGATGTCTATCTGGAGGCGGGTGATCACGATCACCTGATCCACATGAGCATGGAGCAATATCTGAAGCTGGTGCCGCGCGCCGAAGTGCGTGAGCTCAGCTGA
- a CDS encoding DUF2789 domain-containing protein has protein sequence MDNPIHPLSEIFKQLGLSDDPVDIDRFITTHSPLDDDIKLVDAPFWNDSQRAFLKEKYIADDDWIPMIDQLNEALHPSKK, from the coding sequence ATGGATAACCCGATTCATCCTTTGTCCGAGATTTTCAAACAGCTGGGGCTGTCTGACGACCCGGTCGATATCGACCGTTTCATCACCACCCATTCGCCGCTCGACGACGATATAAAGCTGGTTGACGCGCCTTTCTGGAACGATTCACAGCGCGCTTTTCTGAAAGAGAAGTACATCGCTGATGACGACTGGATTCCGATGATCGACCAACTGAACGAGGCGCTGCATCCAAGCAAAAAATAA